Proteins encoded in a region of the Planococcus shixiaomingii genome:
- a CDS encoding acetyl-CoA C-acetyltransferase, whose translation MSQEIVIVSAVRTAVGSFQGALKDVPATQLGAIVIKEAVERAGIKPEQVSEVIMGNVLQAGLGQNPARQSAINAGLPESVPAMTINKVCGSGLKAVHLACQAIYAGDAEIVVAGGMENMSLAPYLMDSARGGFRMGDQTVVDSMVKDGLTDAFNNYHMGITAENLVERYDIKREEQDEFAARSQQRAAAAIEAGRFDEEIVPVEIPQRKGEPVVFKADEYVKHDSTAEKLAKLRPAFKRDGSVTAGNSSGINDGAAALIVMSKEKADELGLTPLATIVANGSAAVDPTIMGIGPVHAVKNVLKKADMGLEEIELIEANEAFAAQSIAVDRELNFNHDILNVNGGAIAIGHPIGASGARIFVSLLHEMKRRDAKTGLATLCIGGGQGVATIVKRP comes from the coding sequence ATGTCACAGGAAATCGTTATTGTTAGTGCAGTACGAACAGCAGTAGGGTCTTTTCAAGGAGCATTGAAAGATGTACCGGCAACGCAATTAGGCGCAATTGTCATCAAAGAGGCGGTTGAACGGGCGGGCATCAAACCTGAACAAGTGTCGGAAGTGATCATGGGGAATGTTCTTCAGGCAGGACTAGGGCAAAATCCAGCGCGCCAATCAGCAATTAACGCAGGGTTGCCAGAATCTGTGCCTGCCATGACAATCAACAAAGTTTGCGGGTCTGGTTTGAAAGCGGTTCATTTAGCTTGTCAGGCGATTTATGCTGGGGATGCAGAAATCGTAGTGGCTGGCGGAATGGAAAATATGAGCCTTGCTCCCTATTTGATGGACAGCGCCCGCGGCGGTTTCCGGATGGGAGACCAAACAGTCGTTGACAGCATGGTCAAAGACGGCCTGACGGACGCCTTCAACAATTATCATATGGGCATCACAGCGGAAAACTTAGTAGAACGCTATGATATTAAACGGGAGGAACAAGACGAATTTGCTGCGCGTTCACAGCAACGGGCGGCAGCGGCAATCGAAGCCGGAAGATTTGATGAAGAAATCGTTCCGGTGGAAATTCCTCAGCGCAAAGGCGAACCAGTCGTCTTCAAAGCAGACGAATACGTAAAACACGATTCGACAGCTGAAAAACTTGCGAAACTGCGTCCAGCTTTCAAAAGAGATGGCAGCGTCACTGCAGGAAACTCATCCGGGATCAATGACGGGGCAGCGGCGCTTATTGTCATGTCGAAAGAAAAAGCGGATGAGCTTGGATTGACTCCTCTTGCGACGATTGTCGCAAATGGCAGCGCGGCCGTCGATCCAACCATTATGGGTATCGGGCCGGTTCATGCAGTGAAGAACGTATTGAAGAAAGCGGACATGGGTCTTGAAGAGATAGAACTTATTGAAGCGAATGAAGCTTTTGCTGCGCAGTCGATTGCGGTGGACCGCGAATTGAACTTCAACCACGATATTTTGAATGTTAATGGCGGGGCAATTGCCATTGGGCACCCAATCGGAGCTAGCGGTGCCCGCATTTTTGTCTCGCTGCTCCACGAAATGAAACGCCGCGATGCCAAAACTGGCCTTGCTACACTTTGCATAGGCGGCGGCCAAGGCGTCGCTACGATTGTGAAGCGCCCGTAA
- a CDS encoding thiamine pyrophosphate-dependent dehydrogenase E1 component subunit alpha produces MTQAVNLPPHVKETDLAGLYKQMWLIRYFEEKVDEFFAKGMIHGTTHLSVGQEASAVGAIAVLEEEDKITSTHRGHGHCIAKGAEVNPMMAELFGRTTGYCKGKGGSMHIADVASGNLGANGIVGGGFAIAAGAALTSQMKRAGYVVLCFFGDGASNEGSFHEAINLASIWKLPVVFICENNQYGMSGPVKDMTNIENIADRAESYGIPGKVVDGNDVFDVMNGVGEAVERARNGEGPSLIEAKTYRWKGHSKSDAKKYRTREEETEWRQKDPIERFRLILVNEGLLSEEDAENIRLEAKKEVEESVEFAINSPEPTLDDLMEDIFA; encoded by the coding sequence ATGACTCAAGCAGTGAATCTACCACCTCATGTAAAAGAAACAGACCTCGCAGGGTTGTATAAACAAATGTGGCTGATCCGTTATTTTGAAGAAAAAGTGGATGAGTTTTTTGCCAAAGGAATGATTCATGGCACCACCCACTTGAGTGTCGGCCAAGAAGCATCTGCAGTAGGAGCGATTGCGGTATTGGAAGAAGAGGATAAAATTACGAGCACCCACCGCGGCCATGGACACTGCATAGCAAAAGGGGCAGAAGTCAATCCGATGATGGCGGAACTTTTCGGCCGGACGACCGGTTACTGCAAAGGCAAAGGGGGCTCGATGCATATTGCGGATGTTGCCTCAGGAAACCTGGGGGCAAACGGCATTGTCGGAGGCGGATTTGCAATTGCGGCTGGGGCTGCGTTAACTTCCCAAATGAAGCGGGCTGGCTATGTTGTGTTGTGTTTTTTTGGGGACGGGGCTTCGAATGAAGGCAGTTTCCATGAAGCCATAAACCTCGCCTCCATTTGGAAACTTCCGGTTGTGTTTATATGCGAAAATAACCAATATGGCATGTCAGGACCCGTAAAAGATATGACAAATATTGAAAACATCGCAGACCGTGCGGAAAGTTACGGCATACCAGGAAAAGTCGTGGACGGAAACGATGTTTTTGATGTCATGAATGGTGTGGGAGAAGCCGTCGAACGAGCACGCAACGGAGAAGGGCCTTCTCTTATCGAAGCGAAAACGTACCGCTGGAAAGGCCATTCAAAAAGCGATGCCAAAAAATACCGGACACGGGAAGAAGAAACCGAATGGCGCCAAAAAGATCCCATTGAACGGTTTCGATTGATTTTGGTGAATGAAGGCTTACTGTCCGAAGAAGATGCTGAAAATATCCGGCTTGAAGCAAAAAAAGAAGTGGAAGAGTCGGTTGAATTTGCCATCAACAGCCCAGAACCTACCTTGGACGATTTAATGGAAGATATTTTCGCGTAA
- a CDS encoding DUF3886 domain-containing protein: protein MAKKKEETNSVLPQDVLAKLQETKKALMQEEQKREEEKQARELFERKEREKNLSFAELLERHGDKGNKF from the coding sequence ATGGCAAAGAAAAAAGAAGAAACGAATAGTGTTTTGCCTCAAGACGTTTTGGCGAAACTGCAGGAAACGAAGAAAGCCTTGATGCAAGAAGAACAAAAGCGGGAAGAAGAGAAACAAGCCCGTGAATTGTTTGAACGGAAAGAACGCGAAAAGAATTTGTCTTTTGCGGAATTGTTAGAGCGACATGGCGATAAAGGGAATAAGTTTTAA
- the srlE gene encoding PTS glucitol/sorbitol transporter subunit IIB — METTQRPTNYKAVTITQGRGGWGGPLTIKPNDVQKYIVSVTGGGIHPVAQEIASLTGAEAVDGFKGSYDKETMACVVIDCGGTARCGVYPKMGIMTVNINATSPSGPLMKFINEENFVSGVGVSDIRVADRTFENADAVKEAVDEVEEPSVDTRNKTPQEIKEEAKRKAAAYQPERKQNIVERIGRGAGKVVGIFYQAGRETIDQVIKNILPFMAFVSMLIGIILYTGIGDLIANFVTPLAGNIFGLLILSVICAIPILSPLLGPGAVIAQVVGVLVGVEIGRGNIPPELALPALFAINPQVGADFVPVGLTLGEAKPETIEVGVPAVLISRMITGPLAVVIAYLFSFGLY, encoded by the coding sequence ATGGAGACTACTCAAAGACCGACGAATTACAAAGCCGTTACCATCACACAAGGCCGTGGAGGATGGGGCGGACCACTGACAATCAAACCGAATGATGTCCAAAAATACATTGTTTCAGTAACCGGTGGGGGAATTCATCCGGTGGCGCAGGAAATTGCTTCACTCACTGGGGCGGAAGCGGTTGATGGATTTAAAGGATCATACGATAAAGAAACAATGGCTTGCGTAGTAATTGATTGCGGCGGGACCGCGCGTTGTGGCGTCTATCCGAAAATGGGCATCATGACAGTGAATATCAATGCCACTTCACCTTCGGGGCCATTGATGAAATTCATTAACGAAGAGAACTTTGTTTCTGGCGTGGGCGTTTCGGACATCCGGGTAGCCGACCGCACGTTTGAAAACGCCGATGCGGTGAAAGAAGCGGTAGATGAAGTGGAAGAACCGAGTGTTGACACCAGAAATAAAACCCCTCAGGAAATAAAAGAAGAAGCCAAACGAAAAGCGGCGGCATATCAGCCAGAAAGAAAACAGAACATTGTAGAGCGAATCGGCCGCGGTGCCGGTAAAGTTGTCGGTATTTTTTATCAGGCTGGACGCGAAACAATTGATCAGGTCATCAAAAACATCCTGCCGTTCATGGCGTTTGTCAGCATGCTCATAGGGATTATCCTTTATACCGGAATCGGCGATCTCATTGCCAACTTTGTCACTCCGCTGGCCGGCAATATTTTCGGGTTATTGATCCTTTCTGTCATCTGTGCGATTCCGATCTTGTCGCCGCTGTTGGGGCCAGGCGCTGTAATTGCGCAAGTTGTCGGGGTTTTGGTCGGCGTAGAAATCGGAAGGGGGAACATTCCTCCGGAACTCGCACTTCCAGCACTTTTTGCCATCAATCCCCAAGTAGGTGCTGACTTTGTGCCTGTAGGTTTGACGTTAGGGGAAGCAAAACCGGAAACAATTGAAGTCGGTGTACCGGCGGTGTTGATCTCCAGAATGATCACCGGTCCATTAGCAGTAGTCATCGCGTATTTATTCAGCTTCGGATTATATTGA
- a CDS encoding transcriptional regulator GutM: MWGWVIAVFVGVWLLQFLLTKIQMKNYQETLRKLSSRPSGYLGVGIQKQKLGIGAIAILVTDTEGIVVESQVMKGVTVFSRFQAFDQFNGLSITELKDQLEDDSLDIAFKMAIEKVEAQMEKKTNLAF, encoded by the coding sequence GTGTGGGGATGGGTCATCGCCGTATTCGTTGGAGTTTGGCTTTTGCAATTTTTGCTGACAAAGATACAGATGAAAAATTATCAAGAAACTCTCAGGAAGCTCAGCAGCCGACCGTCGGGCTATTTAGGAGTCGGCATACAGAAACAGAAATTAGGCATAGGTGCTATCGCCATTTTGGTGACTGATACGGAAGGAATTGTAGTAGAAAGCCAAGTCATGAAAGGAGTGACTGTTTTTAGCCGGTTTCAAGCTTTTGATCAATTCAATGGCCTTTCGATAACAGAACTGAAAGACCAGCTCGAGGATGATTCACTTGATATTGCTTTTAAGATGGCTATTGAAAAGGTTGAAGCACAAATGGAAAAGAAAACTAATCTAGCTTTCTAA
- the srlA gene encoding PTS glucitol/sorbitol transporter subunit IIC produces the protein MDFLVKLAEGFIGMFQQGGETFVGLVTGIIPLLIVLITAINAFIRIVGEERIDRLARKSTKNIILRYTVFPVLAVFFLTNPMAYTFGKFLPEKQKPAFYDSAVSFVHPITGLFPHANPAELFVYLGISAGITTLGMSLGPLAIRYFIVGIIVILIRGIVTEIITARMMKARGMEL, from the coding sequence ATGGATTTTTTAGTAAAGTTGGCTGAAGGATTTATCGGGATGTTCCAGCAAGGCGGCGAAACGTTTGTAGGGTTAGTTACAGGGATCATTCCTTTGCTTATTGTTTTGATCACTGCGATCAACGCCTTTATCCGGATTGTCGGTGAAGAGCGTATTGATAGATTGGCACGCAAAAGTACAAAAAATATCATTTTGCGGTATACCGTGTTTCCGGTGCTGGCTGTGTTCTTTTTGACCAATCCCATGGCTTACACATTTGGCAAGTTCCTTCCTGAAAAGCAAAAGCCGGCATTTTACGATTCGGCGGTTTCTTTTGTACACCCGATTACCGGCTTGTTCCCGCATGCTAATCCGGCGGAATTGTTTGTCTATCTAGGGATTTCTGCTGGAATTACTACGCTCGGCATGTCGCTTGGGCCATTGGCAATCCGCTACTTTATCGTCGGCATTATCGTAATCCTCATTCGCGGGATTGTGACGGAAATCATCACTGCGAGAATGATGAAAGCCCGTGGGATGGAGCTATAA
- a CDS encoding dihydrolipoamide acetyltransferase family protein: MAKEIFMPKLSSTMEVGTLLQWFKNEGDPVAVGDPLFEIMTDKINIEVEAYEEGVLLKQYYQEDDEVPINHVVGYIGNPDEQVPDTPPGEAGSGTVEKEASPELAESIQVEPIDEAGETEEKSQTTEKLRATPAARRVAKENNVSLADVEGTGPKGRVHQADVEAVGTSKTPAATPLAKKVAAAEKVDLQTLTGTGSGGKIYRDDVEKAKRPAEVPVAAAGKRVKMEGIRKVVADRMLKSKTTAPHVTLTSDIDMHAVVGMRKQLLAPIEEQTGYRVSYTEIILKAAAAALKRHPNINVSLEGNEIVYHEEINIGLAVAVDNGLFVPVIKNANQKGLAAITKDCKTAGKAARENKLKPDQMTGGTFTISNLGMYAIDAFTPVINQPESAILGIGRINEKPVGVNGAIELRPMMTVSLSFDHRVIDGAPAAAYLTDFKKMLEHPFELLV, translated from the coding sequence ATGGCAAAAGAAATTTTTATGCCGAAATTGAGCAGCACGATGGAAGTTGGCACGTTGCTGCAATGGTTTAAAAACGAAGGAGATCCAGTAGCGGTGGGGGATCCGTTGTTTGAAATCATGACCGATAAAATCAATATCGAAGTGGAAGCTTATGAAGAAGGCGTCCTTTTAAAACAATATTATCAAGAAGACGACGAAGTGCCGATCAACCATGTCGTGGGTTATATCGGGAATCCGGACGAACAAGTGCCTGATACTCCACCGGGTGAAGCCGGAAGCGGCACCGTCGAAAAAGAAGCTTCACCGGAACTAGCTGAAAGCATTCAGGTAGAACCGATTGATGAGGCAGGCGAAACTGAGGAAAAGAGCCAAACCACTGAAAAATTGCGCGCAACACCGGCAGCAAGAAGAGTGGCCAAAGAAAATAACGTTTCTTTAGCGGATGTTGAAGGAACAGGGCCGAAAGGGCGAGTTCACCAAGCGGATGTCGAAGCAGTTGGTACTTCCAAAACGCCAGCAGCCACTCCGTTAGCTAAGAAAGTAGCGGCGGCTGAAAAAGTTGATTTACAGACCCTTACCGGCACTGGGTCCGGCGGGAAAATTTACAGAGACGATGTTGAAAAAGCCAAACGGCCTGCGGAAGTTCCTGTGGCCGCAGCAGGTAAGCGTGTGAAAATGGAAGGCATCCGAAAAGTGGTGGCCGATCGTATGCTCAAGAGCAAGACGACTGCACCACATGTGACACTGACAAGTGATATTGATATGCATGCGGTAGTTGGCATGCGTAAACAGCTGCTTGCTCCTATAGAAGAGCAAACGGGTTACCGCGTTTCCTACACGGAAATCATTTTAAAAGCTGCAGCGGCTGCGTTAAAACGCCATCCCAACATCAACGTATCTCTAGAGGGTAATGAAATCGTCTACCATGAAGAGATCAACATCGGCTTGGCCGTTGCTGTGGACAACGGATTATTCGTCCCTGTTATTAAAAATGCTAACCAAAAAGGGTTGGCTGCCATTACGAAAGACTGCAAAACAGCTGGGAAAGCGGCAAGGGAAAATAAATTGAAACCGGACCAAATGACTGGTGGAACGTTCACCATCAGTAACCTTGGTATGTATGCGATCGACGCATTTACCCCAGTGATCAACCAACCAGAATCCGCTATTTTAGGAATAGGACGGATCAATGAAAAGCCGGTCGGAGTAAACGGGGCAATTGAATTGCGGCCGATGATGACTGTCAGTTTGTCATTTGACCATCGAGTCATTGACGGAGCTCCAGCTGCCGCATATTTGACGGATTTTAAAAAAATGCTTGAACACCCTTTCGAATTATTAGTTTAA
- a CDS encoding alpha-ketoacid dehydrogenase subunit beta, whose product MRELTYLEAVREAMSQEMRENDDVFILGEDIGVYGGAFGVTRGMIEEFGPERIRNTPISEAAISGAAVGAALTGMRPILELQFSDFITIAMDNMVNQAAKIRYMYGGKGKVPMVLRTPAGSGTGAAAQHSQSLEAWMAHVPGLKVVQPSTAYDAKGLLKAAIDDDNPVIFYEHKLCYRTKSDVPEEPYSIPLGKADVKRQGTDVTIVATAIMVHKSLEAAAELEKQGISVEVIDPRTLVPLDEETIIESVKKTSRLVVVHEAVKRGGFGGEIASMIAESEAFDYLDAPIKRLGGKSVPIPYNPELEKSAVPGVEDIIAAVKETVNRQ is encoded by the coding sequence ATGCGGGAGCTGACATATTTAGAAGCTGTAAGAGAAGCGATGAGCCAGGAAATGCGGGAAAATGACGACGTCTTTATTTTAGGCGAAGATATCGGTGTCTATGGGGGCGCTTTTGGTGTAACTCGTGGAATGATTGAAGAATTCGGGCCAGAACGAATCCGCAATACGCCAATTTCAGAAGCAGCCATCTCGGGTGCTGCCGTTGGGGCAGCCTTGACCGGCATGCGGCCAATTTTGGAGCTTCAATTTTCTGATTTTATCACAATAGCTATGGACAATATGGTCAACCAGGCAGCTAAAATCCGGTATATGTACGGCGGAAAAGGGAAGGTGCCAATGGTGCTGCGGACACCGGCAGGATCGGGTACAGGAGCCGCCGCCCAGCATTCTCAGAGCCTAGAAGCCTGGATGGCGCATGTTCCGGGATTGAAAGTGGTCCAGCCATCGACTGCCTATGATGCGAAAGGGCTTTTGAAGGCAGCCATCGACGATGACAACCCCGTCATTTTTTACGAACACAAGCTTTGCTACCGAACCAAATCGGATGTTCCAGAAGAACCCTACTCGATTCCGCTAGGGAAAGCGGATGTGAAACGGCAAGGGACAGATGTGACAATCGTCGCTACTGCCATTATGGTTCACAAATCGCTTGAAGCAGCAGCGGAACTTGAAAAACAAGGAATCAGCGTAGAAGTGATCGATCCGAGAACTCTGGTTCCGTTAGATGAAGAAACGATCATTGAGTCTGTTAAAAAAACAAGCCGTTTAGTCGTCGTACATGAAGCGGTCAAGCGCGGAGGATTTGGCGGCGAAATTGCCAGCATGATTGCCGAAAGCGAGGCATTTGATTATTTGGATGCCCCAATTAAGCGCCTCGGTGGCAAATCGGTGCCAATTCCCTACAATCCTGAACTTGAGAAATCGGCGGTACCGGGTGTGGAAGATATTATTGCAGCAGTAAAAGAAACGGTAAACCGCCAGTAG
- a CDS encoding NAD(P)H-dependent oxidoreductase, with amino-acid sequence MLGINRKLEELDKQGKTIQVGVIGAGQMGRGMISQIEKMLGMRVVITADIQIDNVKNAYLKSGVDSSDIIETNDGQEAAQAVKSGKVVATTEAQLVTSLPEVHVVVDATGVPNIGAKIAWDAILNKKHIVMLNVEADVTVGPLLKKMADASGVVYTGTAGDEPGAIMELYDFADALGFEVVALGKGKNNPLNRDANPDTAAEEAARKGASPKMLASFQDGTKTMVEMTAVANATGFLPDVPGMHGFVGGVSDLPEIFRLKEEGGQVSNKKIVEYINGVAPGVFAIIASEKEEVNHEMQYLSMGKGPNYVLYRPYHLTSLETPISIARAFFYNEATIAPWKGLQAETVTVAKTDLEEGQFLDSIGGFTVYGHILAATEAQNLKALPLGLVDRNVQLKRAVKKGDIITYDDVVQTQDSTIWRLRKMQDETFQVNAPQDVPVKA; translated from the coding sequence ATGCTGGGAATAAATAGAAAACTAGAAGAGCTGGATAAACAAGGGAAGACCATTCAAGTGGGCGTCATCGGTGCCGGCCAGATGGGAAGAGGAATGATTTCCCAAATAGAAAAGATGTTAGGGATGCGGGTAGTGATTACTGCTGATATCCAAATCGACAATGTCAAAAATGCTTACTTAAAATCCGGCGTCGATTCAAGCGACATCATCGAAACCAATGACGGACAAGAAGCGGCCCAGGCAGTGAAATCCGGCAAAGTGGTAGCGACAACTGAAGCCCAGCTTGTCACCTCATTACCCGAAGTCCATGTCGTAGTGGATGCAACAGGGGTACCGAACATCGGGGCCAAAATCGCTTGGGACGCCATATTAAACAAAAAGCATATTGTCATGCTGAATGTCGAAGCGGACGTCACAGTCGGTCCGTTGCTTAAAAAGATGGCTGATGCGAGCGGTGTGGTTTACACCGGGACCGCTGGTGATGAGCCAGGGGCAATCATGGAACTTTACGATTTTGCGGACGCCCTCGGTTTTGAAGTGGTGGCGCTTGGAAAAGGAAAAAACAATCCGCTCAATCGGGATGCCAACCCGGACACGGCAGCAGAAGAAGCGGCGCGAAAAGGCGCTAGCCCTAAAATGCTCGCGTCTTTCCAAGATGGCACGAAGACGATGGTCGAAATGACAGCTGTCGCCAATGCCACAGGATTTTTGCCGGATGTGCCGGGCATGCATGGGTTTGTCGGCGGCGTTTCCGATCTTCCAGAAATTTTCAGGCTGAAAGAAGAAGGCGGACAAGTGAGCAACAAAAAAATTGTTGAATACATCAACGGAGTAGCACCCGGTGTGTTTGCCATCATAGCTTCAGAAAAAGAGGAAGTTAACCATGAAATGCAGTATTTGAGCATGGGCAAAGGGCCGAATTATGTGCTATACCGCCCTTATCATTTGACGAGCCTGGAAACTCCGATATCGATTGCAAGAGCATTTTTCTATAACGAAGCGACGATCGCGCCGTGGAAAGGGCTTCAAGCGGAAACCGTGACGGTTGCCAAAACAGATTTGGAAGAAGGGCAATTTCTCGACTCTATCGGAGGCTTTACGGTATATGGCCACATCCTAGCAGCAACGGAAGCCCAGAACCTGAAAGCTTTGCCGCTCGGTTTAGTGGACCGCAATGTCCAGTTAAAGCGGGCGGTCAAAAAAGGGGACATCATCACCTATGACGATGTTGTCCAAACGCAAGATTCAACCATTTGGCGACTGCGTAAAATGCAAGATGAAACATTCCAAGTAAATGCACCTCAGGACGTTCCGGTAAAAGCGTAA
- a CDS encoding PTS glucitol/sorbitol transporter subunit IIA → MIKKYESKITEIGADVEMFVEEHMLVIFNETVPDALKSFGVIHEKAELFGQVEAGDILEINGARYNILFVGEKVNETLREIGHCTIAFNGERDAQLPGTMCVEKKELPPLAVNGDIRIVKA, encoded by the coding sequence ATGATAAAAAAATACGAATCGAAAATAACGGAAATCGGTGCAGATGTCGAAATGTTTGTAGAAGAACACATGCTAGTCATTTTCAATGAAACCGTACCGGATGCGCTAAAATCTTTTGGCGTCATTCATGAAAAGGCTGAACTTTTTGGCCAAGTAGAAGCGGGCGATATTTTGGAAATCAATGGTGCCCGGTATAACATCCTGTTTGTCGGAGAAAAAGTCAACGAAACGCTAAGGGAAATTGGGCATTGCACCATTGCATTCAATGGAGAAAGAGATGCACAGCTTCCAGGAACGATGTGTGTCGAGAAAAAGGAACTTCCGCCGTTAGCGGTCAATGGAGATATTCGAATCGTAAAAGCTTAA
- a CDS encoding bh protein: protein MKIKKMEAGLYCLHCQEEVDHEITYINSQIKSIRCMQCNKTKELNIDVKKEFYKEIVERIATKPTRMTEEYRKDLSHLLFSLPFRAIKKPYRLLKDVNSSRKVIRYYTKKKGIEK from the coding sequence ATGAAGATTAAGAAAATGGAAGCGGGACTGTATTGCCTACATTGCCAAGAAGAAGTCGATCATGAAATTACCTACATCAACAGCCAGATTAAAAGCATCCGGTGCATGCAGTGCAATAAAACAAAAGAACTTAACATCGATGTGAAAAAAGAGTTTTATAAAGAAATCGTCGAAAGGATTGCGACAAAGCCGACTCGCATGACGGAAGAATATCGGAAAGACTTGAGCCATTTGCTTTTCTCCTTGCCATTCAGAGCTATAAAAAAGCCGTACCGATTGCTGAAAGATGTTAACAGTTCCCGCAAAGTCATCCGGTATTACACAAAAAAGAAGGGCATTGAAAAATAA
- the lpdA gene encoding dihydrolipoyl dehydrogenase, with protein sequence MNKYDVAVIGGGPGGYVAAIRAAKLGKKVALIENLQLGGTCLNRGCIPSKTLLRHADIIESIEKAQNWGIETGPITFSLSKMLARKNQVIEQLRNGISYLMKQNKIMVYNGYGQVNADNSISIKTAGEDEMISGESIILATGSKPIIPPIPGLEQASYYTSDTVFDMEKIPDSIVIVGGGIIGVELANIFSSLRASVTIVEMGERILPNEDVDASKALLKTLKKKKVTVLTNTKVTQVEQQTQSQLIHIETANGKKETLETEALLLSVGRSPNVSSFAQLELEMSGPFVKVDQQMATSKSGIFAIGDLIGGWQLAHVASAEGLVAGENAAGGQEKINYKVVPRCVYTNPEIASVGLMEEEAKQQGIDYKVVKVDHASNGRALAYGDKEGFTKLIADPKYGEILGVLMVGPHVTEMIAEPSAFLHLEGTVEEMASMIHAHPTVSESLYEAAASWLGSGVHH encoded by the coding sequence TTGAACAAATACGACGTTGCGGTAATTGGAGGCGGACCTGGCGGTTATGTAGCCGCTATTAGAGCTGCTAAACTCGGTAAGAAAGTAGCTTTGATAGAAAATTTGCAGCTCGGGGGAACATGTTTGAACCGCGGCTGCATTCCGTCAAAAACCTTGCTTAGGCATGCAGATATAATCGAATCAATCGAAAAAGCTCAAAACTGGGGCATCGAGACCGGTCCAATCACTTTTTCTTTGTCGAAAATGCTTGCCCGCAAAAATCAAGTAATTGAACAATTAAGAAACGGAATTTCCTATTTAATGAAACAAAACAAAATAATGGTATATAATGGGTATGGGCAAGTAAATGCCGATAACTCTATTTCCATTAAAACAGCCGGGGAAGACGAAATGATTTCTGGCGAATCCATCATATTAGCCACCGGTTCTAAGCCCATCATCCCACCTATCCCCGGCCTTGAACAGGCGAGCTATTACACGAGCGATACCGTATTTGATATGGAAAAAATTCCTGATTCTATCGTAATTGTCGGCGGCGGCATCATCGGTGTGGAACTGGCTAATATTTTTTCAAGTCTTCGAGCTTCTGTGACAATTGTGGAAATGGGAGAGCGGATCCTTCCAAACGAAGACGTAGATGCGTCAAAAGCTCTTTTGAAAACGTTAAAGAAAAAAAAGGTAACAGTGCTGACCAACACGAAAGTTACACAAGTAGAGCAGCAGACCCAGAGCCAGCTGATTCATATCGAAACCGCAAATGGCAAAAAGGAAACTTTGGAAACTGAGGCTCTTCTTTTATCGGTCGGCAGATCGCCGAATGTTTCTTCATTTGCACAACTGGAATTGGAAATGTCAGGGCCATTTGTAAAAGTCGATCAGCAAATGGCAACGAGCAAGTCTGGAATTTTTGCAATCGGTGATTTGATTGGCGGATGGCAACTGGCACATGTTGCCAGTGCAGAAGGGCTTGTAGCCGGTGAGAATGCGGCTGGTGGACAAGAAAAAATCAATTATAAGGTTGTGCCCCGCTGCGTCTACACCAATCCTGAAATTGCCAGTGTCGGGTTAATGGAAGAGGAAGCAAAACAACAAGGAATTGATTATAAAGTTGTGAAAGTGGATCATGCCAGCAATGGGCGGGCGCTGGCATATGGCGATAAAGAAGGCTTTACGAAACTGATTGCCGATCCTAAATACGGAGAAATTCTTGGTGTATTGATGGTAGGTCCGCACGTTACCGAAATGATTGCGGAACCGTCCGCGTTTCTTCACTTGGAAGGCACCGTTGAAGAAATGGCGTCGATGATCCATGCGCATCCTACCGTATCGGAAAGTTTGTACGAAGCAGCCGCTTCCTGGCTCGGCTCGGGTGTGCACCATTAA